In the Candidatus Chlamydia sanziniae genome, GGAGCTCGAACAATCTGTGTTTCAAGAAATTCCGGACAAGAAACTGAGGAGCGGGTAGCACAGTGCTTCTTTACTGAAACTAAAGAACCTTCATGAACAACTCCACCTAATTGGACTTTTTGGTGAGCATCACTTGAAAGTGTTTCTTCTGTAGACTTTTGAAAACAACGCTTTAGAAATGAGGTAAACGACCTTTTCTCTCTAGTGGTTTTTTCTACTTCCCCAGGAGCTTGCTGTAATGTTTTATTTTTCTTAACAGAACGAGGAGAACATCGGGAAAACTTACTTTTTTTCTGAAGGACAGCAGATTCAGTGTTAGAAGTAGAAAAGACATAAGAAGTAGGCGAAAGACAAGTTTCATTATTTATTCGAGAGTATTTTCTTGCTTTCTGCTTGTCCTTTCTCGAAGACTGGTCTTTTTTAGCAGATTGAGACTCGATATAGACTGTTTTGAGCTCTACAGAAGCGGGTACAGGATGTGCTTGACCTACCGAATGAGTGAATGTTAACACAATTGAAAGCACTGCCAATTGCGAGGTACGCTTAGAGCTCATCATGCTGCTACAATCTCCTAGAAGCCTATGTGATCACCATAGCAACAAAAGGATTTTTTTCACAACTTGGACTTGCAAATCTTTTGGGGACTATAAGAATTAGTGAGTTTGGAATTCCCACTCCTTAATATAAGCAAGCAATTGTTCTTTATCCGGATAACTGTTGAAAAATTTTCTCGCATCTGAAGACATTCCTAAATGCACAACTTTATTTACTAAATTTAAATGATTTTTATCTTGGCAAGCAAAAAGGAAGAAGAGAATGTTTACAGGTTTCCCATCCAAAGCGCCATATTGTATTGGCTTGGGAAGAAACATGACAACAACGACATCGTGATAGGCTTTAATTAAAAAATCTTTTGCGTGGGGAAGAGCGATCCCCTTACCTATACCCGTAGACATTAAGTGTTCGCGATGCAGAAGCATTTCAAAAAGCACACTCTCGTCTAGATGAAACTTCTCTGCGATATATTTTGCAGCGTATTGCAAAGCCTCTTCTTTATCGTTAACAACGACGTTACGAAGAACCCCGCCATGATAAATTGCTTTATACAAACTATATTTTAAGGAGAGGTCTCGAAAAGTATCTTTGTTTTCAGGTCTCTCATGAACTAAGAGAGATTGGTTATGCAAAATCCAATCTTCAATTTCCTCTCGATTAAATCGATATTCATTATTCATGCTGTAACTAGGAATAGCTCCTTGTTCTAACCATTGCAGTACTGTATGTTCAGAAATATCCAATAAGCAAGCAACTTCTTCTAATTTTAAATCCATACAACTACATTCTCACAAATATATTCATAACTTCTTCAATTGTCTTCACTTGCAAAAGTTTTTGACGACATGAATCTTCTCTAAGAAAAAGTGTCAGTGTTGACAACAATTTAAGATACTCTGCTTGTGCATTTCCGGGGCCACCGATTAAAAAAATGAGTCGAACTAAAGCTCCATCAATTGCGTCCCACAGAATGCCTCGAGGATGGATTCCTACCGCAATAAAAAAGCTAGAACAATTTTCTAATTTACCGTGAGGAATTGCTACCCCCATACCAATCCCTGTCGACATAATATTTTCTCTGTGGACAAGAGCTTGGAAAAAAGCTTCTTTATTTTCAAGAAGACCCGCACAATCCACAAGGTCTGTGAGGTCTTGAAGAATTTCATTTCGAGAATGTTTGTTTAAAAACATAATCAATCTAGGGGATAAAAGGGGGGATAAAGAAAAATCTTGTTGATCTTGACAATGGAAAGGCATGTTAGTTCTCTCCAGTATGCCCAAAACCTCTATATCCTCGCAGTGTTGTTGCTAAGCTTTCTTCCTTAACAATGAACTCTGCCCGCACTACAGGAGCCAAAATAGCTTGCGCTATCCTCATCTTAGGCTCAATAACAAATGTACTGTCTCCTAAATTGATTATAATAACACAGACTTCTCCGCGATAATCAGAATCGATAGTTCCTGGAGAATTCAGAACCGTAATCCCGTGTTTTAATGCCAATCCACTACGTGGACGTATCTGCAACTCATAATTCTCAGGAATTTCCACCTTCAATCCTATAGGGATAAGTACACGGTGTCCTGGCAATAATGCAAGAGGTTCGGGAATATTTGCTCTAAGATCTGCACCTGCAGCCCCTGATGTAGCATATTCCGGAAGCTCTCCCCCTGCCTCTAATTCACAAAATACTGTCATATATGGATACTAATGTCGTTACGCAATGCAGCATGATGTTTTATTCACTATCATCTGTCAATAAAAAAATTTCTTTGAGTCTTCTAGAAAGATCTCTAGGAGACTTATCTTTGCCGCCAGTGTATTCTTGTGCTAAAAAGTAATCAAGTAAAGTCCGTAAAGTAGTTTTTAATTCTTTACGTTCAATGATTTTATCAATCATTCCATGTTCGAGTAAAAATTCTGATTTTTGTGCTCCTTCAGGTAGATCTTCACCAATGACCTGAGCAACTACGCGAGGACCAGCAAAACAAATAAGAGCCTTGGGCTCTGCAAGAATCACATCACCAAGGGAAGCAAAAGAAGCGGTAACTCCTCCTGAAGTAGGATTAGTTAAAACAGAAATATAAGGTAAGCCAGCTTCATGCAGTTTAGCAAGGGCTGCTGAAGTTTTAGCCATTTGCATTAAAGAAAAAACAGACTCTTGCATTCTTGCTCCGCCAGAAGCAGAAACGATAATCAAAGGGAGTTTAGATGCAATGGCTTCCTCTATAAGGCGCGTGAGTTTCTCTCCTACAACAGCACCCATAGATCCAGCCATAAAATTGAAATCCATGACCCCGAGCGCTACAGGGTATGTCCCTAGGGTACAAATCCCAACAACAACCCCTTCACTTGCTGTATTATTTTTACGTGCTTTTTTCAAGCGGTTAGCGTAGGTATCTGTGTCTACAAATTCCAAAGGATCCTGGGATCTAAGATTGGAGTAGAGGGGACGCCATGAATTTTGATCTGCAAGGAGCTTTATTCTTTCCATTGCAGTGATACGATAATGGTAGGAGCATTTAGGACAGCAATTATAATTCTGTCCTAACTCATTCGCATGAATCATCTCGTGACAATGCGTACACTTTAACCAACCACTAAAACCATCTGCTTTAATTTTTTGCACTTTAATCTTCGGTTTGTCATAAGAAAATAAACGCACAGACTACCTAACTCAAAATTCTGTTGGAAGGCAATTTTAAATTAAAGTTGTTAACACTGCAATTAAAATTACCCAATTAAAATTATTTAGATGAAATTATTTCAATAAATCTATTTTCAATATATCCCCAATTAATTACTTTAGGAAAAGCACGTAAATAATCTGCCCGAACGTTTTTATATTGGAGGTAGTAGGCATGTTCCCAAACATCCACTCCAAGGAGAGGCACTTTCCCCGTCACTGCTTGTAGAGGATCTTGGTTTGCTGTAGCCTTTAACAGAAGTTCCTTTTTTTCGGGACAAAAAGCTAACCATGCCCATCCGGATCCCTGAATAGTAGCGGCAACGTGAATGAGTTTCTTCAAAAAATTGTCAAAAGTCCCACAAAATTTTTCAATTAATTTTAAGAGTTCATGTCGGGGAAGCTCTCCCCCACCGGCGTTTACAGGAGCAAGCATTTCCCAAAACAAAGAGTGGTTAATATGTCCTCCACCATTGAAACGTAAGTTGGGTTCTAAAGCAATGAGTCCAATAAGGTCTTGTTGAGTTTCTGCGTCATCGAGCTTATTCAAAGCATCATTCAAATTATTTATATAGGCTTGGTGATGTTTCTGATGATGCAATTGCATAATTTCAGCTGAAATTACAGGCTCTAACGCATCGTAATCATAGGGCAAGTTTGGCAGAGTGTAGGGTACAAAATTCATAAGATATATCCTTCTTGGTCTTCGTGTTCAATCTTTCGATCACGGGTTTCTTTTAGAAATCACAACATTACAACCTCGTTTTGAGTCAACAAAAAAAGCCTGAGGGCGCAAGAGTTTTCTTTAAGGAAATTCCATGTTGAAGTTTAGATAGCTTGAAGATATTCCTACAAGGGGATTTTTATCTCAAGTTACACGAATTATAAAGTAGAAAATTTTTCTTTGAAATCTGTTATGAAGAGATCTAGTGTTTCGAAACTCTCTTTCTCTCTTTGCTTTTGAAGATGCTTGTCTGTGGTAGGCTCAGAGTATTTATGTACGACTTCGAAATAGAACTTAACTTTAGGTTCTGTTCCCGAGGGGCGTATAATAATTCTGGCTCCTCCACTAAAATAATAACACAGCATAGAAGTTCGGGGTAACTCTAAAGAATACGTAGTTCCGGAAAGCATATGCATTCCTAAACTTTTGGAATAATTTTCAAATTTCTCAATTTTATAGTTTCCTAAAGAAGTAAAGTTTGTGATTTGTTTTTCGAAGCGAGACAGTTTTTCACGCATTTCTTCCTTATGGTGTTGTTCCGAAAAGACGAAAGATTCTGTTTTATTTGCGAAATATCCATGAGTTTCGTAAAGCTCCAACAAAGCATCTCGAAGTGTTTTCCCTAGCAATTTTTGTTGTAAAGCAGCCTCAGCAACGATTGCGGAAGCAATAATTGCATCCTTATCCTCAACGTGAGTGCCATAGAGATAACCGTAAGACTCTTCAGCTCCAAAGACAAAACGCATGGGAGAATGTCTCCACAGCTCAATTTTCTCTCCAATATATTTAAATCCTGTTTCTACATTCACAATATCAGCGTGATAATGTTGGGCAATAGCAGTGAGCATTTCAGTGGTGACTACACTTTTTACGATCTTATCTTCTTTATCCAATTGTCTTTGTTGAGACCATGCGCCCAAAATATGATCTGCCAATAAACAGGCAATTTGATTGCCATTGAAACGATAAGGTAAACCTTCGTCTAAACAGACGACGCCTACACGATCTGTATCAGGATCTGTAGCAATAAAAATATCATCTTTGTTAGCCATCAATTGCTTGATTCCCAAGGCAAGTGCTTCAGGATCTTCGGGATTAGGAAGACGTACAGTGGGGAAATCGCCATCGGGAAGAGCTTGTTCCTCAACAAGTTTTACAAGTAAAAATCCCCAATCTTTCAGGACACGAGGAAGGATAGAGACTCCTGTGCCATGTAGAGGAGAATAGGAAAGATGTAGAGTTTTTCCTGACCTACGGTTATCTGCAGGGTACAGTTGTAATTTTCTGACGGTATCTATATAGGCAGTTTCATATTCCTCTCCTAAAATGCGAATCTTAGGGTCTTCTATAGAATCTACGGAAAAAATTGTTTCAACTTGTGCACAAACCTTAACAATTTCTTCAGCAAGGGTGGGAAGAATCTGACCTCCCGAAGCCATATAAACTTTATATCCATTATACTCTGGAGGATTATGGGAAGCAGTGATCATGACTCCTGCGGTAGCAGATTCCTGCCGTACAGTAAAGGAGGTTAATGCCAGCGGTTCGGGATTTTTAAATAGAAGAGCCTTACAACCATTACCGGCAAGAACCTTAGCCGTTTCATGAGCAAACTCTAAAGAATGGTGGCGCGTATCATAGCCTATAACAACACAAGGCATATCTTCTACATGGCGTTGATGAGAACGCAACACCTGTGCTAGCCCTTGAGTAGCACGACGTACAGTAAAAGTATTCATTCTATTTGTGCCGATTCCCATAGGACTACGTAATCCTCCCGTGCCAAACACTAGGGTAGTACTAAACAGCTCTTTAAGGTATTGAGGATTTTGATCTAAAAGTTGCGTAATTTCCTTTTTATCCTGCTCGGGGAAATCTCCTGATAGCCAAAACAGAATATTTTTTGCTGTTATTGTATCATAAAGAGCTTCAATACGTTGTTTCAATAGCTTCATAAGAACCTGGTATAGATTTAAGAAGCTTAATAAACATAAACAATCTTGAGAGGCAAGTAAATTCTTTTTAAATCTACTAAAAAAATAAGTTTAAACGATAGGATGACCTATGGAAGAAAAGGCAAGCAACAATCCTGTAGCTTTTGGCTCTAGCCGACAAAGATCTGTAGGATAGGGTCCTACAAAAAAGACACCACTTCCCATGCTAGCTCCAGAAAGAGAAAGAAAAAGCGTACAATCCTCTTCTCCCTCAAGGACTTCTTCATGAGAAAAAACCCAAAGATCGCGCACTAAAGAAAGCTTGGGGCGATGAACAAATTCAGCGGCAAAAGAAGACAACTGACGCTTATGTATCATTAAACTAATTTCAGGGATGGAGCGGAATAAATTTCCCCGCCAGCGTATATCTTGTGTATTTTTTGAAACCTTGCTCACAAAATTGCGTAATTTCACTTCTAGTTCAAGACAATCGTATTTTGTTAGAAGCGCTTCAAATAAAATAGAACCGTGATTTTGGAAATGACGCAAGTGTTCGAGGTGTAGTGCAAACCTCATACTTACCCAAATAAGACAACAAATTCAAAAGCACTATAGACTTTAAGCCTTTTTCCGCCTATAAAAAAGCTCCTGCATTCAAACAAAAAAAGACCAAAAGTTTATGAGTGAGTCTTTAAATATTCGGGCAATCGAAGTAAAATTAAAAATTACCTTTACCCAACCTCAATTATTAATCACCGCCTTTACCCACCCCTCATATAAAAACGAATCCCTGGCTTCTATTGAAGATAGTGAACGTTTAGAATTTTTAGGAGATGCTGTACTTGGCCTTATTGTTACTGAATATTTATTCTCACTCTTTCCTGCCTTAGATGAAGGAACGTTATCTACCGTCCGTGCTGCTTTGGTAAATGCCAAGGCATGTTACAGCTATACCCAGGCTTTAGGAGTAGGCCAGTACCTTCTTATAGGTAGGGGAGAGCGTGTTCAAAATCAACGTGGACAGTTTTCCGCATATGCCAATCTCTTTGAAGCTATTTTAGGCGCTATTTATCTTGATCATGGTCTGGCTCTAGCAAGGCAAATTACTATTCCCCTATTGCCATCTAAAGAAGCAATTTTCCCTCTAATGTTGGGAAATCCCAAAAACCGCCTTCAACAACTTACACAAAAGCACCTACGAACCTTACCTCTATATCAAGCTACACTATTGACGACTCCTGGAGGAACGGGGGGGTATCATGTTCAGGTAGTAGTGAATAAGGAAATTTGGGGAGAGGGATGTGCCACATCTAAAAAAGAAGCAGAACAACTCGCAGCACAACAAGCTTTAGAAACCCATGACTATGAAAACCAAAACACAATGGATATGTAATCATTGCGGAACTCATACTTCCAAATGGTTAGGACAATGTCCTAGTTGTCTCCAGTGGAATACTTTTGTTGAAGAATATTATACTGTTCCCACTCGTTCAAAATCTTCCTTACCTTCTGTAGTTGCAGCTGTTTCTCTAAATACTGTAGAAATCCAAGAAGAAGAACGACTTTGTATTGACTATGCAGGATGGGATAGAATTCTTGGTGGGGGTGTTGTTCGAGGAAGTCTAACGCTCCTTGGAGGAGATCCTGGCATTGGAAAATCTACACTCCTTTTACAAACTTCGGCAAACTTAGCTACACAAGGCTATAAAGTCCTTTATATCTGTGGCGAGGAGTCCATAACACAAACTTCATTAAGAGCAAAACGTCTGAATATTTCTTCTCATTTGATTTTCCTTTGTCCCGAAACGAATCTTGAAAATATTAAGCAGCAAATCAGTAGAGTAGCTCCCGATGTCTTGATTATAGATTCCATTCAAATTATCTTTAATCCCGTTTTACAGTCTGCTCCGGGTTCTGTTGCTCAAGTACGGGAAGTTACTGCTGAGTTAATGCATTTAGCCAAACGCTCCCAAATAACAACTTTTATTATTGGCCACGTAACTAAGTCTGGAGAAATTGCTGGGCCTCGTGTTTTAGAGCACCTCGTCGATACTGTTCTCTATTTTGAAGGAAACTCCCATGCAAATTATCGAATGATACGCTCAATAAAGAATCGCTTTGGCCCTACAAACGAATTGCTGATTCTCTCTATGCATACTGACGGGCTCAAAGAAGTTGCAAATCCCTCTGGTCTTTTTCTTCAGGAAACTCGAACAACCACCACAGGCTCTGTAGTTATCCCTGTAATTGAAGGTTCAGGAACCCTACTTATAGAACTCCAAGCCTTAGCATCTCCTTCTCCCTTCACCAACCCGATTAGAAAAACCTCAGGCTTTGATCCTAATCGTTTTTCTCTACTCCTTGCTGTGTTAGAAAAGCGTGCTCAAGTAAAGCTGTTTACTATGGATGTCTTTCTTTCAGTGACTGGGGGCTTAAAAATCACGGAACCTGCTGCAGATCTGGGGACTGTACTTGCCGTAGCTTCTTCATTATACAATCGCCTTCCCCCGGAGAACTTTACCTTTATTGGGGAAATGGGTTTAGGAGGAGAGATCCGTTATGTGACACATCTAGAACGACGTCTTAAAGAGAGCAAGCTCATGGGCTTTCAAGGAGCCGTAGTACCTGAAGGACAGATCTCCAGTCTTCCCAAAGAAAGTCTTGAAAATTTTGATATCCAAGGAATAAAAACAATCAAAGATGTTATCCGCCTGCTACGCTGATCCATTTCTTTCTAATTTTTTCCACGGCAAACGCCCTGTACATATAGCGTCTCGTAGTTCAAATTTAGCTAAAATGCAAGTTTATGAATGTCTTATGTTGCTCCGAGCTTGGTATCCTAAACTTCGATTTCATCTTCATACTGTAAAAACTGAAGGAGACCGTGACAAAAAGACTTCCTTACGCTGTGTAGAGAATACCCACTTCTTTACTGGAGATGTGGATGCCCTTGTTCATAAGGGAATCTGTCACTTCGCTGTCCACTCCGCTAAGGATCTCCCCCGACCTTCTCCACTTCCCATAGTGGCTCTAACACGCTGTCTGCATCCTGCAGATCTTTTAATCTATGGCAGACATTACCACGTGCACTCCTTACCCCATGTATTGCATCGCATAGGCAGCTCTTCAATTCGTCGCACGGAAATACTAAAACAGCACTTCCCTCAAGCACACATCATGGATATCCGTGGGACTATAGAAGAACGTTTACAGCAACTCAAACATGGGCGTTATGATGCTATTGTCCTAGCGAAAGCAGCCAGCCTAAGGCTACATTTACATAGATTTCACAGTATTGAACTCCCTCCACCTTATCATCCATTGCAAGGTAGCCTAGCCATTACAGCTCTAACATTCCTAGATTCTTGGAAAAAGTTTTTTGCTCCCCTACACAAGCCAACCTTTAGCTATTCCTAATGACCCCTGTGTGAAATAAAATCCATCAAGAGGGCTCTCTGTCTTTGCGAAGTAGCTAAGAGTCTTGACTTAAATTCCAATTTAGTAATAAAATGTTTTTTCCGCAAATAATCAACGGCAAACTTTTACATGTTGAGTAATGCCCATGTCTCTTGAGTTTCTTGCAATAAATGCTTATACTATCGAGAGTCACGAACATATCTTCCAAGATAAATCCACAGCTAAGGTTAATGCTGGTTTTATAACTCTTGAGGCAAAGAATTTCCCTATGTATAAGCTTTCCTGTATGATATTAGCATGTCTTCCTCTTGTAGGATGGATTCATGCATACTATCTTTACAAGAATCAGAACAACATTACTGCGAATATCGGAATGCAGCTTGGCTATCTGCCAAACTCTAAATGTCGTAGTCAAGCATGTGCAGTTACATACTACCTCCTATACCTTCCTTTTATAACAGCAATCATAGGTGGCACAGGGCTCCTCCTTCCCCTACTCCTACTTTCTCTTATTATCTCTGCTTTTATACTTGGAATAGCCTACTGCTTAAATTTACGACAGGGTTTATAATCCACTACTGGTTCTATAAAGCATCTTGCTTCTACACGTAAAACATATTATGAGTAAAGTTACTCGCATTAGGAATAAAGGTATTCCCTCTAGCGTGTGTAGATAACTTTAGTTTTTAAAGAACCATTGAAATCATGTCTCAACCAAACAGAGTAAGTTTTTTTAGCTCTTATGATTCTACTTAGATTAGGGATGACTTATGAAAGCCGGGCAATTTGTTTGCAACTACCAGTTGCGGAGACTTTTCATATTTCGAACAAATCTATAATTGGAGCATCTAAGTAGGCTTAGACGCCTTCTTGTTTACTTACCTAAACACTATGAATGCATTTTCCCCTATCCTGTTATTGTTTTCTCCTGAAGTTGTATGCAAGCTCTCAGAGAGTTTTTTGGATTAGACTAGACAAACAAGTCATGCAAAATCAAAATAGACAAAACAAAAAAATAAATAAGATAACATCTCTAATGCTTTCTTCCGTATTCTCCCACGCTTCCACCCTACATATACTATATCAACCTTTCTTAAGCCCTCTACGAAGGGATTGTAGCCCTATCCTCTGAGCTGTGATATACAACAATTCCTTTTTATAAGACTGCTTCCGTTTTTCTGAAGAATTCTTCTTTTATATTCTTAATTCAATCCTACTCGCTGTTAAAGTACTAAAGTCTTACTCTACCTCCATATAGGACAAAAAAACACCGTTCACTTACAAGTTTTTCGAAAGATTCTTGAGTATCAAAGAAATAAAACAATAAAATCTTTAAATACTTTTTAAGTTCTTAAATGATACGCTATCTTTGCAAGAGCTATGAGTCATTAGATGCGATAATTTTCAATATCATGTAGTATAGTGAAATTACAGCATGCTTCTTACCCTTACTGTCAGAGATCTTAAGGGAAAATAAGCCCGTATATAAAACTCACATGTTTGAAATACTTTTAGGATGATACCTCATGACTCAAGTCTCCTATCAAGCCTCTTCTAGAAAATACCGTCCACAAAATTTTGCTGAAATTCTTGGGCAAAGTTCCATTGTTACTGTATTAAAAAATGCTCTTCTTTTAGAGCGTGCAGTGCATGCTTATATATTTTCAGGAATTCGTGGTACGGGAAAAACTACATTAGCGCGAATTTTTACCAAAGCTCTCAACTGTACGTATTTAAGTGCCGAAGGCGAGCCTTGTAACTCATGTGCTTCTTGTAAAGAGGTTACTGCAGGTTCTTCCTTAGATGTCATTGAAATCGATGGTGCTTCACATCGAGGAATTGAGGATATTCGTCAGATCAATGAAACTGTGCTCTTTTCTCCTGCAAAGTCAAAATATAAAATCTATATTATCGATGAAGTGCATATGCTGACTAAAGAAGCTTTCAATGCTTTATTGAAGACTTTGGAGGAACCTCCTCGTCATGTAAAGTTTTTCCTGGCAACTACAGAAATTCATAAAGTTCCAAGTACTATTTTGAGCCGTTGTCAAAAATTGCACCTACAGAGAATTCCAGACTCTATGATTATAGAGAAGCTCTTACTCATGGCTCAAGATAATTCTATAGAAACTTCTAAAGAAGCTCTAGTGCCTATCGCCCGTGCGGCTCAGGGAAGCTTACGTGATGCAGAGTCTCTCTATGACTATGCTACTGTTTTACTTGGGAACACTCTGTCTACTAAAGCCGTGGCTGACGCGTTAGGGTTAGTTTCCTTAGACACTTTTTGTGCTTTAGAAGAAGCTATCCGTCAAGGAGATGTCCTTGCTGCTTTAACTCCTGTAACAGCTCTTTTAAATGCTGGCATAGTCCCTACAATATTTTTGCATGAGTTTACATTATTTTACCGTGACTTACTTTTTATCAGTGATCCCAGCTCACGTTTAGCAAAAATAGCTGGTCTATATCAACCAGAGCAGCTCTTGGAAATGATAGACTTTCTTGGGGAATCTGCTCGTCATTTGCAGCATACAATTTTTGAACAAACGTTTTTAGAAACCTCAATTATTCATTTAATCCGGATTTTCCACAGGCCAACACTATCTCAGCTTGTTTCAACCATACAGACGAAAGAATGGGAAAGTCTTCGAGATCCTAAAGAACTTGACTTGGAGCAGGCACAGCCGACTCCTTTGCCAACCCCTAAAACAACCTCTCTTTACGAAGAGCAAAGTCTTCTTCCACAAACAGATGTGCAGCAACAGTCTTTATCCAAAGTTGTTCTTTCTGTAAAGGCAAACACATCACCCTCTTTAGCAGGATCAGCAACGACAGATACACTATTACAATTTGCTGTTGTAGAATTTTCAGGAATTTTAACTAAGGAATAGAACCCATGGGCAGCGGGTATGCTAAGAAAAAAAAAGAAGC is a window encoding:
- the dnaX gene encoding DNA polymerase III subunit gamma/tau, with protein sequence MTQVSYQASSRKYRPQNFAEILGQSSIVTVLKNALLLERAVHAYIFSGIRGTGKTTLARIFTKALNCTYLSAEGEPCNSCASCKEVTAGSSLDVIEIDGASHRGIEDIRQINETVLFSPAKSKYKIYIIDEVHMLTKEAFNALLKTLEEPPRHVKFFLATTEIHKVPSTILSRCQKLHLQRIPDSMIIEKLLLMAQDNSIETSKEALVPIARAAQGSLRDAESLYDYATVLLGNTLSTKAVADALGLVSLDTFCALEEAIRQGDVLAALTPVTALLNAGIVPTIFLHEFTLFYRDLLFISDPSSRLAKIAGLYQPEQLLEMIDFLGESARHLQHTIFEQTFLETSIIHLIRIFHRPTLSQLVSTIQTKEWESLRDPKELDLEQAQPTPLPTPKTTSLYEEQSLLPQTDVQQQSLSKVVLSVKANTSPSLAGSATTDTLLQFAVVEFSGILTKE